The DNA window TCTCACCAGAAGGTACACCATAAAAAGTTCTGATATTAGGAATAGTCAGTGTGTATTTGTTATTTCCTAAAGAAGTCATCTTGCAATCGGGTATATTAACTCCCCAGGCAGCCTTAACATAAACCCAACCGCCATTACTTTGATCTGTAACAACACCAGTATGCGCATAAACATCTCCTGTATAATTATTTAACCCGGCAGTACCTTTGGATGCATCAAAAGTTATTGTTACGGATTTTCCCTCGGTTGGAAATGACGGATCAGTAGTAATAACTTGCCCGTTCAGTAAAACCGGTAATAAGAAGAAGAATATAAGTAATAGTTTTTTCATAATAAAACAAGTATTAGATTTCAAATTCTCTTAGCAAAACAAAGATAAAAATTAATGGCTATCTGTATTATAATATAAAAGTAATTGAATATACTTTGAATTGCAAACGATTGCATGATTGCATAAAGAGAGCACCCGTACATTTTACGGGTGCTCTCTTTTTATAGTTAATTATTCTCACGAAATAATTATGGCATTTTTTCTAGTCTAACAAGTATATAATGATTAGTTAAATCATTGAATGAAACAAAGTAATCACCAGATTTTTCAATTGTAATGTTACCTCCAGCAGTACTAGCAGTACCGAATGGCAAGAAATAAGTACTTGGAGTTCCTGTTCCCCATGCTACATCCCAAGCGCTGTTTGCTCTAAATTTAATAGTCTTACCAGCAGTCAATTGAATTTTTTGAAGACTCCAAACATGTGGAATATTTTGTTCCAAAGCTGTATCACTATCCCAACCAGTTGGAGTTGCATCACCAATTATACCGATTCTAGTATAAGTCGTTGCAGTTGATCCTGTATATGGAACCATACTATAAGTAAGAGTAGTCAAATTAACTGTAAGTGTATAATAACCTGCAGTAGCGGGAGCATGGAAATTGCCACCTGCATTATTTGCTCCTATTTTACCATCACTTGCATAAGCATAACAATGATCCGAGTCGCCGGCTTTTATTATTAATTTAAATTCACCCGAAGCTTTAAAGTATCCTGTATAAGTATAGATTTTCTCACCAGGAAGGCTATTGTTAGCAAACATAACCTGAAGTCCTTTTCCAAAATTAGTATTATTATTGTCCCAACTATACAGCGCATCACCTACAATATAAAGAGGATCCTTTACAGGAATTTCTGCAATATACGGAGTAAAGGTAATAGTTTGTACATTTGAATAAACAGTTGAAATAGCTGCATTACCACTACTTGAAGAGACAACAGTTTTCAAGCGTATATCTATTGTGAGCGGCTTTGAATCTATCGTAAAGTTCGCAGCAGCAGAGTTAAGCATAGCAGCTGTAATAACTGCAGACGTAGTTGTAGACGAAGTCAGTTCTACAGGTTTTTCAAAGGTACCTCCATGAACATCTGCCTGGATAGTATAATTTGCAGCAGCGGCATAACCATAATCAGCTGCTTCCCATTGCCACTTTCCAACTTTGTTTGTTAAATCAGTTGTTTCGGTAATCACAAGATTCTCTGGCAAGAGTTGCTCCAGCACAGGAGAAATGGTTGTGTCGCTCATCATTACCTTATCTTCTTCTTCGCAAGCAAAAAAGCAAGTGCAGCAAAGAGCGATCAGAAATATATTTAATTTTTTCATATTATAATTCATTTATAAATTTTGAAAATAATCATTAATATCCAGGATTCTGGACTAGATTAGTATTAGCACCCATATCATCTGCCGGAATTGGGAATACATTATATATATCCGAAATAGATTTACCTGCAGCTACGCCACCTTTCCAAGGCCATACATAAGAAGAACCAGAATATTTTCCAAAACGAA is part of the uncultured Bacteroides sp. genome and encodes:
- a CDS encoding SusE domain-containing protein, with translation MKKLNIFLIALCCTCFFACEEEDKVMMSDTTISPVLEQLLPENLVITETTDLTNKVGKWQWEAADYGYAAAANYTIQADVHGGTFEKPVELTSSTTTSAVITAAMLNSAAANFTIDSKPLTIDIRLKTVVSSSSGNAAISTVYSNVQTITFTPYIAEIPVKDPLYIVGDALYSWDNNNTNFGKGLQVMFANNSLPGEKIYTYTGYFKASGEFKLIIKAGDSDHCYAYASDGKIGANNAGGNFHAPATAGYYTLTVNLTTLTYSMVPYTGSTATTYTRIGIIGDATPTGWDSDTALEQNIPHVWSLQKIQLTAGKTIKFRANSAWDVAWGTGTPSTYFLPFGTASTAGGNITIEKSGDYFVSFNDLTNHYILVRLEKMP